A single window of Gossypium hirsutum isolate 1008001.06 chromosome A10, Gossypium_hirsutum_v2.1, whole genome shotgun sequence DNA harbors:
- the LOC107897523 gene encoding calcium uniporter protein 2, mitochondrial isoform X1: MFKKTLVEKLFNISKMSSQALTRCRTSSSTAHNRVLQNVTNMVPDQGDFKANVNSNGMCRRFLHEGAMLSPAMRKLPMRENLMETLRGIGTSKDRIRLEGLSPHLEEKTTVHEVAALSDQEAEKLLRVALLEVMKTRLRETGKNWIPYSNFIRICEECFSDPKLGLESAKLLDESGGVIVLGNLVFLRPEQVAKAVGGLIPLQTPNPNDPRIKHLLEMETQKAKIDSKANSLVRRELWVGLVYLVVQTAGFMRLTFWELSWDVMEPICFFFTSMYFMAAYTFFLKTSKEPSFEGFYQSRFTTKQKRLIRAHNFDMEKYDKLRNMFYPHSGQVKIGD; this comes from the exons atgTTCAAGAAAACCTTGGTGGAGAAGCTTTTTAATATTTCGAAAATGTCTTCACAAGCTCTTACTAGATGCCGCACTTCTTCGTCAACGGCTCACAATCGAGTTCTGCAAAATGTAACCAACATGGTGCCGGATCAAGGAGACTTTAAAGCTAACGTTAACAGCAATGGAATGTGCCGTCGGTTTCTTCATGAAGGAGCTATGCTTTCACCGGCAATGAGGAAGCTACCGATGAGAGAGAATTTAATGGAGACGTTAAGGGGAATTGGCACGTCAAAAGACCGGATCCGACTGGAGGGGTTGAGCCCGCATTTGGAGGAGAAAACGACGGTGCATGAGGTGGCGGCACTGTCGGATCAGGAAGCGGAGAAGTTGCTAAGGGTGGCGCTGTTGGAGGTGATGAAAACGAGGCTGAGAGAGACCGGGAAAAACTGGATTCCCTATTCAAACTTCATTCGGATTTGTGAAGAATGTTTTTCGGATCCGAAACTAGGATTGGAGTCCGCCAAATTACTTGACGAGTCAGGGGGCGTCATCGTCTTAGGAAACCTCGTCTTTTTGCGACCCGAACAG GTAGCCAAAGCTGTGGGAGGTTTGATTCCCTTACAGACACCAAATCCAAATGACCCGAGAATTAAACATTTGTTAGAAATGGAGACGCAAAAGGCTAAAATTGATTCAAAAGCCAATTCATTGGTCCGTCGAGAACTATGGGTGGGTCTAGTCTATTTGGTGGTTCAAACCGCGGGGTTCATGAGGCTAACCTTTTGGGAACTGTCATGGGATGTCATGGAACCAATATGTTTCTTCTTCACATCCATGTATTTCATGGCTGCCTATACATTTTTCCTCAAGACATCCAAAGAACCTTCTTTTGAAGGGTTTTACCAAAGCCGATTCACCACAAAGCAAAAACGGCTCATTAGAGCTCACAATTTTGATATGGAGAAGTATGATAAGCTGAGGAATATGTTTTACCCACATTCTGGGCAGGTCAAGATTGGTGATTGA
- the LOC107897523 gene encoding calcium uniporter protein 2, mitochondrial isoform X2, with translation MVPDQGDFKANVNSNGMCRRFLHEGAMLSPAMRKLPMRENLMETLRGIGTSKDRIRLEGLSPHLEEKTTVHEVAALSDQEAEKLLRVALLEVMKTRLRETGKNWIPYSNFIRICEECFSDPKLGLESAKLLDESGGVIVLGNLVFLRPEQVAKAVGGLIPLQTPNPNDPRIKHLLEMETQKAKIDSKANSLVRRELWVGLVYLVVQTAGFMRLTFWELSWDVMEPICFFFTSMYFMAAYTFFLKTSKEPSFEGFYQSRFTTKQKRLIRAHNFDMEKYDKLRNMFYPHSGQVKIGD, from the exons ATGGTGCCGGATCAAGGAGACTTTAAAGCTAACGTTAACAGCAATGGAATGTGCCGTCGGTTTCTTCATGAAGGAGCTATGCTTTCACCGGCAATGAGGAAGCTACCGATGAGAGAGAATTTAATGGAGACGTTAAGGGGAATTGGCACGTCAAAAGACCGGATCCGACTGGAGGGGTTGAGCCCGCATTTGGAGGAGAAAACGACGGTGCATGAGGTGGCGGCACTGTCGGATCAGGAAGCGGAGAAGTTGCTAAGGGTGGCGCTGTTGGAGGTGATGAAAACGAGGCTGAGAGAGACCGGGAAAAACTGGATTCCCTATTCAAACTTCATTCGGATTTGTGAAGAATGTTTTTCGGATCCGAAACTAGGATTGGAGTCCGCCAAATTACTTGACGAGTCAGGGGGCGTCATCGTCTTAGGAAACCTCGTCTTTTTGCGACCCGAACAG GTAGCCAAAGCTGTGGGAGGTTTGATTCCCTTACAGACACCAAATCCAAATGACCCGAGAATTAAACATTTGTTAGAAATGGAGACGCAAAAGGCTAAAATTGATTCAAAAGCCAATTCATTGGTCCGTCGAGAACTATGGGTGGGTCTAGTCTATTTGGTGGTTCAAACCGCGGGGTTCATGAGGCTAACCTTTTGGGAACTGTCATGGGATGTCATGGAACCAATATGTTTCTTCTTCACATCCATGTATTTCATGGCTGCCTATACATTTTTCCTCAAGACATCCAAAGAACCTTCTTTTGAAGGGTTTTACCAAAGCCGATTCACCACAAAGCAAAAACGGCTCATTAGAGCTCACAATTTTGATATGGAGAAGTATGATAAGCTGAGGAATATGTTTTACCCACATTCTGGGCAGGTCAAGATTGGTGATTGA